In Fundulus heteroclitus isolate FHET01 chromosome 8, MU-UCD_Fhet_4.1, whole genome shotgun sequence, a genomic segment contains:
- the LOC105931084 gene encoding hydroxycarboxylic acid receptor 3-like, whose product MNLSDAEVCCAFESPILDRVLPPVLILEFMFGLMGNVLALGMFVFYMDTWKPNSVYLTHLAVADSIVLFCLPFRADYYRRGKDWVYGDVPCRILLFLLAANRAAGIFFLTAVAVDRYFKIVHPRNPINGLGLGYALWVSLGLWGLIFLATGYLLANEHFYYNGNRTQCESFNICMGFTPLSTWHNAFYVIQFFLPTAIVAFCTVRITWQLRNRTLDKSGKIKRAVQFVSAVALIFVTCFFPSTVSRIAVWVLKAWYDECGHFEKANLAFYTSVCFTYFNSVLNPVVYYFSSPAFSGTFRKVLNKLLGRSEDKEPTSDNNISTVDGDRI is encoded by the coding sequence ATGAACCTCTCTGACGCGGAGGTCTGTTGCGCCTTCGAATCGCCCATCCTGGACCGGGTTTTGCCTCCGGTTCTGATCCTGGAGTTCATGTTTGGATTGATGGGCAACGTCTTGGCTCTGGGGATGTTCGTCTTCTACATGGACACGTGGAAGCCCAACTCCGTGTACCTCACCCACCTGGCCGTGGCCGACTCCATCGTCCTGTTCTGCTTGCCCTTCAGAGCGGACTACTACCGGCGCGGGAAGGACTGGGTTTACGGCGACGTCCCGTGCcggatcctcctcttcctcctggcCGCCAACCGCGCGGCGGGGATCTTCTTCCTCACGGCCGTGGCCGTCGACCGCTACTTCAAGATCGTCCACCCGCGAAACCCCATAAACGGCCTGGGCCTGGGCTACGCTCTGTGGGTCTCCCTCGGCCTTTGGGGGCTGATTTTCCTGGCCACCGGATATCTTCTCGCCAACGAGCACTTTTACTACAACGGCAACCGCACCCAGTGTGAGAGTTTCAACATCTGCATGGGCTTCACCCCCCTGTCCACCTGGCACAACGCTTTTTACGTCATCCAGTTTTTCCTGCCCACGGCCATCGTGGCGTTCTGCACCGTCCGCATCACCTGGCAGCTGAGGAACAGGACCCTGGACAAGTCGGGCAAGATCAAGCGGGCCGTCCAGTTCGTCTCGGCCGTGGCTCTGATCTTCGTCACCTGCTTCTTCCCCAGCACCGTGTCCCGCATCGCCGTGTGGGTGCTGAAGGCGTGGTACGACGAGTGCGGACACTTCGAAAAGGCCAACCTGGCGTTCTACACGTCGGTGTGCTTCACCTACTTCAACAGCGTCCTCAACCCCGTCGTGTATTACTTCTCCAGCCCGGCGTTCAGCGGGACCTTCAGGAAGGTGCTGAACAAACTGCTGGGGAGAAGCGAGGACAAAGAGCCAACGTCTGACAACAACATCTCCACCGTTGACGGCGACAGAATCTAA